From Scleropages formosus chromosome 1, fSclFor1.1, whole genome shotgun sequence, a single genomic window includes:
- the LOC108929168 gene encoding trace amine-associated receptor 13c-like, giving the protein MNISREPDAEQYCYPASNRTCTKQLHTPANMLIMSLAMADLLVGILVMPFSAIRTIEGCWYFGEAFCLLHSTFDQFLTCVSIFHLISIAIDRYQAVCNPLRYPTTITIPVAWLMIFLSWGVAAAYSYSLLYTKANVAGLEEYIALINCLGSCNLLFNALWAALDSTTEFFLSFSVMMGVYAKIFLVARQHVRRLGDNSHQAHMNTENTIRKNHSSERKAARTLGIVLGVFFLCWMPFFINSVIDPYINFGTPSIVFEVLVWLGYFNSTLNPIIYALFYPWFQKSLKFIVTLKIFTPHSSDFNVFPER; this is encoded by the exons ATGAATATATCGCGAGAGCCAGACGCAGAGCAGTACTGCTACCCAGCATCTAACAGAACATGCACTAA ACAGCTGCATACACCAGCAAACATGTTGATCATGTCCTTGGCAATGGCTGACTTACTGGTAGGGATTCTCGTCATGCCTTTTAGTGCAATACGGACCATTGAAGGCTGCTGGTACTTTGGGGAGGCCTTCTGCCTGCTGCATTCAACTTTTGATCAGTTCCTGACATGCGTCTCTATCTTCCACCTGATTTCCATTGCTATTGATCGATACCAAGCTGTGTGCAATCCTCTTCGATATCCCACCACAATAACCATCCCTGTGGCATGGCTCATGATATTTCTCAGCTGGGGAGTTGCTGCTGCCTATTCATACAGCCTCCTTTACACAAAAGCAAATGTGGCAGGACTGGAAGAATATATTGCCTTGATAAATTGTTTGGGAAGTTGCAACCTGCTGTTCAATGCATTGTGGGCAGCCCTAGATTCAACAACTGAATTTTTCTTATCATTTTCTGTTATGATGGGTGTatatgctaaaatatttttagttgCCAGACAGCATGTTAGACGTCTTGGGGACAACAGCCACCAAGCACACATGAATACGGAAAACACCATCAGAAAGAATCACAGTTCGGAGCGAAAAGCTGCAAGAACTCTTGGTATAGTTCTGggggttttctttctttgctggaTGCCTTTCTTTATAAACTCAGTTATTGACCCCTATATTAATTTTGGCACTCCTTCAATTGTCTTTGAAGTGCTTGTCTGGTTGGGTTATTTCAATTCCACTTTAAATCCGATTATCTATGCCTTGTTTTACCCATGGTTTCAAAAGTCACTGAAATTTATTGTAACTT
- the LOC108929166 gene encoding trace amine-associated receptor 13c-like, whose protein sequence is MNISREPDAEQYCYPASNRTCTKYIHSAAAYAALYAFFALGSAVTVTGNLVVLVSIAHFRQLHTPANMLIMSLAMADLLVGILVMPFSAIRTIEGCWYFGEAFCLLHSTFDLFLTSVSIFHLISIAIDRYQAVCNPLRYPTTITIPVVWLMIFLSWGAAAAYSYSLLYTKANVAGLEEYIALINCLGSCNLLFNALWAALDTLAEFFLSCCVMIGVYAKIFLVARQHVRRLGDNSHQAHMNTENTIRKNHSSERKAARTLGIVMGAFFLCWMPFFINSIIDPYINFGTPSIVFEVLVWLGYFNSTLNPIIYALFYPWFQKSLKFIVTMKIFTPHSSDFNVFPER, encoded by the coding sequence ATGAATATATCGCGAGAGCCAGACGCAGAGCAGTACTGCTACCCAGCATCTAACAGAACATGCACTAAATACATCCACAGTGCTGCAGCCTACGCTGCCCTCTATGCATTCTTTGCCTTGGGGTCAGCTGTCACTGTAACAGGGAACTTGGTGGTATTGGTGTCCATTGCACATTTCAGACAGCTGCATACACCAGCAAACATGTTGATCATGTCCTTGGCAATGGCTGACTTACTGGTAGGGATTCTCGTCATGCCTTTTAGTGCAATACGGACCATTGAAGGCTGCTGGTACTTTGGGGAGGCCTTCTGCCTGCTGCATTCAACCTTTGACCTGTTCCTGACATCCGTCTCTATCTTCCACCTGATTTCCATTGCTATTGATCGATACCAAGCTGTGTGCAATCCTCTTCGATACCCCACCACAATAACCATCCCTGTGGTATGGCTCATGATATTTCTCAGCtggggagctgctgctgcctatTCATACAGCCTCCTTTACACAAAAGCAAATGTGGCAGGACTGGAAGAATATATTGCCTTGATAAATTGTTTGGGAAGTTGCAACCTGCTGTTCAATGCATTGTGGGCAGCCCTGGATACATTAGCTGAATTTTTCTTAtcatgttgtgttatgataggtgtatatgctaaaatatttttagttgCCAGACAGCATGTTAGACGTCTTGGGGACAACAGCCACCAAGCACACATGAATACGGAAAACACCATCAGAAAGAATCACAGTTCGGAGCGAAAAGCTGCAAGAACTCTTGGCATAGTCATGGgggctttctttctttgctggaTGCCTTTCTTTATAAACTCAATTATTGACCCCTATATTAATTTTGGCACTCCTTCAATTGTCTTTGAAGTGCTTGTCTGGTTGGGTTACTTCAATTCCACTTTAAATCCGATCATCTATGCCTTGTTTTACCCATGGTTTCAGAAGTCACTGAAATTTATTGTAACTATGAAGATTTTCACTCCTCATTCCtcagattttaatgtttttcctgAAAGATGA
- the LOC114910987 gene encoding trace amine-associated receptor 1-like, giving the protein MNFSNSLHNSNSMYMETHFCYKSVNGSCEKLAHSLSLQFSMLAFMGLAIVITMSGNFLVITVISHFKQLHTSTNSLILSLAVCDFLLGALVMPCSAMRSVQGCWFLGELACKLHTSMDIMLSTSSIFHLSFISVERYIAVCTPLQYQSMINSVTTLFMVVTSWLIPAIFAFGMIFSELNLKGSEDFYETNVYCHGGCPVFFSQASAAFSSILAFFIPGLIMFGIYIKIYKVARSHTRSIKQQAQQLKVEDENGSRLSRQRERKGTIILAIVVGVFLICWTPFFLCTITDPFVGYTIPPTLVDALVWFGYMNSSFNPLIYAFFYSWFRRALRIIVSGRIFYRDSCRMKLV; this is encoded by the coding sequence ATGAATTTCTCAAACAGCTtgcacaacagcaacagcatgTACATGGAGACACATTTTTGCTATAAGTCAGTGAACGGTTCTTGTGAGAAGTTGGCCCACTCCCTAAGCCTTCAGTTCTCCATGCTTGCATTCATGGGGTTGGCGATAGTGATCACCATGAGCGGAAACTTCCTTGTCATCACAGTGATATCACACTTCAAGCAGCTGCACACCTCCACAAACAGCCTGATCCTCTCACTCGCTGTGTGTGACTTTCTCCTGGGGGCCCTGGTCATGCCTTGCAGTGCTATGCGCTCTGTGCAGGGCTGCTGGTTCCTGGGTGAACTggcatgcaagctccacaccaGCATGGACATAATGCTCAGCACTTCTTCCATCTTCCATCTCTCCTTCATTTCTGTCGAGCGTTATATTGCTGTCTGTACTCCACTTCAGTACCAGTCCATGATTAACTCGGTCACAACCCTCTTCATGGTTGTAACCAGTTGGTTGATTCCTGCCATCTTTGCTTTTGGTATGATCTTCTCTGAACTGAACCTGAAAGGCAGCGAGGATTTCTATGAGACAAATGTGTATTGCCATGGGGGTTGCCCAGTGTTCTTCAGCCAAGCATCTGCTGCATTCTCCTCAATATTAGCTTTTTTCATTCCTGGTCTGATCATGTTTGGCATTTACATCAAAATCTATAAGGTTGCCAGAAGTCATACCAGATCCATTAAACAACAAGCACAGCAATTAAAGGTGGAAGATGAAAATGGGTCCAGACTTTCCAGACAACGAGAAAGAAAAGGGACAATCATCTTGGCAATAGTAGTTGGAGTATTCCTCATCTGCTGGACCCCATTTTTCCTGTGCACCATAACAGACCCCTTCGTTGGCTACACTATCCCACCTACACTGGTTGATGCTCTCGTTTGGTTTGGTTATATGAACTCTAGTTTTAACCCTCTAATTTATGCTTTCTTTTACTCTTGGTTCAGAAGAGCACTGAGGATAATTGTCAGTGGAAGGATCTTTTACAGAGATTCATGTCGAATGAAGTTGGTGTGA